The following proteins come from a genomic window of Myxosarcina sp. GI1:
- a CDS encoding response regulator: MPTHKILVIDDSKVIRMRVKDMLPDGNFDVIEAKDGLEGFHLIRSENPNLIMLDFLLPKMSGWEVYQEIQKQQQLRTIPLVLMSGRKEEVTDKMSEPFETFAFVEKPFDREQLVQAIRDAMMKAKKFAQTQVSLSPEVNGSNSGDVSALRDEIKSLKTKITQMERETEQLKKQFSQLVSFIKQKLQ; encoded by the coding sequence GTGCCAACTCACAAAATTCTAGTTATTGATGATAGTAAAGTCATTAGAATGCGAGTTAAAGACATGTTGCCAGATGGTAACTTTGATGTAATTGAAGCCAAAGACGGGTTAGAGGGGTTTCATCTAATCCGAAGCGAAAACCCCAACCTAATTATGCTCGATTTTTTATTGCCTAAAATGAGTGGCTGGGAAGTCTATCAAGAAATTCAAAAGCAGCAGCAGCTAAGAACTATTCCTCTGGTTTTGATGTCTGGTCGCAAAGAAGAAGTGACTGATAAAATGAGCGAACCTTTTGAAACGTTCGCTTTTGTCGAAAAGCCTTTCGATCGCGAACAGTTAGTTCAGGCGATCCGAGATGCCATGATGAAGGCTAAAAAATTCGCTCAAACTCAAGTATCTCTATCTCCTGAAGTTAACGGCAGTAACTCTGGCGATGTTTCAGCTTTGCGTGATGAGATTAAATCGTTAAAAACAAAAATTACTCAGATGGAACGAGAAACCGAACAGTTGAAAAAACAATTCTCTCAACTAGTTAGTTTTATCAAACAAAAATTACAGTAA
- the lipA gene encoding lipoyl synthase, protein MNESQSIKQQWRREITALPTWLKGSIGKASEISTVQRIIKQKNLHTICEEGRCPNRGECYANKTATFLLMGQTCTRACAFCQVEKGHVPTNLDSEEPQKVAAAVAMLGLQYVVLTSVARDDLTDGGAQWFVRVMQAVRQQNPQTKIEVLTPDFWSGKEAAVNQKARVATVVAAKPACYNHNLETVKRLQAPVRRGAKYDRSLNVLRYVKELDSSIPTKSGLMLGLGETEAEIIETMQDLRSINCDRLTIGQYMRPSLSHLPVQKYWTPEEFAHLGEVARSLGFSHVRSAPLVRSSYHAGEE, encoded by the coding sequence ATGAACGAATCTCAATCAATTAAACAGCAGTGGCGACGAGAAATTACTGCTTTACCAACGTGGCTGAAGGGTTCGATTGGAAAAGCTAGCGAAATATCTACCGTACAGCGAATTATCAAGCAAAAAAATCTTCATACTATATGTGAAGAAGGAAGATGCCCCAATCGCGGTGAGTGTTATGCCAACAAAACGGCTACTTTTCTGTTGATGGGTCAAACTTGTACTCGCGCCTGTGCTTTTTGTCAGGTAGAAAAAGGACATGTACCAACAAATTTAGACTCAGAAGAACCCCAAAAAGTAGCTGCGGCAGTAGCTATGCTGGGTTTACAATACGTAGTTCTTACTTCTGTAGCTAGAGACGATCTAACAGACGGAGGCGCACAATGGTTTGTTAGAGTAATGCAGGCAGTTCGCCAACAAAATCCTCAGACTAAAATTGAAGTTTTGACCCCCGATTTTTGGAGTGGCAAAGAGGCAGCAGTAAATCAAAAAGCTAGAGTTGCTACTGTAGTAGCAGCCAAACCTGCTTGCTACAACCATAATTTGGAAACTGTCAAACGTTTGCAGGCACCAGTTAGAAGAGGTGCTAAGTACGATCGCTCGTTGAATGTTTTGCGCTATGTCAAAGAACTCGACTCCAGTATTCCAACTAAATCTGGCTTAATGTTGGGACTCGGAGAAACCGAAGCAGAGATTATTGAAACTATGCAAGACTTGAGAAGTATAAATTGCGATCGCCTGACAATCGGTCAGTATATGCGTCCTTCTCTCTCGCATTTACCAGTACAAAAATATTGGACTCCTGAAGAATTCGCTCATTTGGGAGAAGTTGCTCGTTCGTTAGGTTTTTCTCACGTGCGCTCGGCTCCTTTAGTTCGTAGCTCCTATCACGCGGGGGAAGAATAA
- a CDS encoding branched-chain amino acid ABC transporter permease — translation MDLQLIFNGLAIGSVLALAAVGLTLTYGILNLSNFAHGDFMTLGAYLTWLANTNGINIWLAMLLGTVGTIIAMLIAEYLLWKPMRDRRASATTLIIISIGLALFIRSAILLIWGSSNQSYALPVVRALEFADIKVAYYRLVVIGLVFLVILGLHFFLQNSKIGKAMRAVADNIDLARVSGINVERVVIWTWVITGVLTALSGGMYGLITAVRPNMGWFLILPLFASVILGGVGNPYGAILGALVIGLAQELSVPWLGSEYKLGVALFIMVVILLVRPQGLFKGTG, via the coding sequence ATGGATCTCCAGCTGATTTTTAATGGTCTGGCTATTGGCAGTGTCTTAGCTCTAGCTGCGGTTGGTTTGACTTTAACCTATGGTATTTTAAATCTTTCCAATTTTGCTCATGGGGATTTTATGACTCTGGGTGCTTATTTAACCTGGTTGGCGAATACTAACGGCATAAATATCTGGTTGGCAATGTTGCTCGGAACCGTAGGAACGATAATTGCCATGTTAATTGCCGAATATTTGCTTTGGAAGCCAATGCGCGATCGCCGCGCTAGTGCAACTACCTTGATTATTATCTCTATTGGTCTGGCGTTGTTTATTCGCAGTGCGATCTTATTAATTTGGGGTAGCAGTAACCAATCTTATGCTTTACCAGTTGTAAGAGCCTTAGAATTTGCTGATATTAAAGTGGCATATTATCGTTTGGTAGTCATCGGACTAGTATTCTTAGTCATTCTCGGACTACACTTTTTCTTGCAAAACAGCAAAATCGGTAAGGCAATGCGGGCAGTTGCCGATAATATCGATCTTGCCAGAGTATCGGGGATTAATGTCGAACGAGTAGTAATTTGGACTTGGGTAATTACGGGAGTTTTGACTGCTTTATCGGGAGGAATGTACGGCTTAATTACGGCTGTGCGACCGAATATGGGTTGGTTTTTAATTTTGCCATTGTTTGCTTCGGTTATTTTGGGTGGCGTGGGCAACCCTTATGGCGCAATACTAGGCGCTTTGGTTATTGGACTGGCACAAGAATTGAGCGTTCCCTGGCTCGGTTCCGAATATAAATTAGGAGTAGCTCTATTTATTATGGTGGTTATCTTATTAGTACGTCCCCAGGGCTTGTTTAAAGGAACGGGATAG
- a CDS encoding TerB family tellurite resistance protein has protein sequence MVTSQTDNNKKIFKILVAVAWIDGAIQPQEREYLLKIAQEQGLAGEAETQELLTSNKPIPPDECDRLLQDYLGSEPTVENYEDLLSAVSTIVYSDGDIATEEAELLTQLQNSDPKNLGSKSSLNKIQTRIQKLYKRGLKSF, from the coding sequence ATGGTGACATCCCAGACAGATAATAATAAAAAAATATTCAAAATCTTAGTTGCAGTTGCTTGGATTGACGGTGCAATTCAACCTCAAGAACGAGAATACTTGCTTAAAATAGCGCAAGAGCAAGGCTTGGCAGGTGAAGCAGAAACTCAGGAATTATTGACTAGTAACAAACCAATACCGCCTGATGAATGCGATCGCTTATTACAAGACTATTTAGGTTCTGAACCGACGGTAGAAAATTATGAAGATTTGCTGTCTGCTGTCAGCACTATAGTTTATAGCGATGGAGATATTGCAACTGAAGAAGCAGAACTTCTAACCCAATTACAAAACTCAGACCCTAAAAATTTGGGTTCTAAATCCTCACTTAACAAAATTCAAACTCGAATTCAAAAACTTTACAAACGAGGTTTAAAATCTTTTTGA
- a CDS encoding DUF6208 family protein codes for MNSISWLWEVPLALLSLVFFKVSKFAIGNLFTVYLAIAKGKASQWRVLSQETIDTPLSLPVLMTKGPRWNTHAVIGTLGPFKVTSTISLNLEAAYKSSDSWIVVIYSFPGYKTVTSIESNLVSSDSSWHTVKLQLGKYSLGVRYYNYSEQISYPAVKIDDEQFTNTYLINSKVNDFYHNLINYKNWFYLSLHYYIYVILKYRNWLPESFVRHEYLPVGSPDTFFHYSYLAKNQALLVDIDSNIIEGFDIYFTYYDRSSLPITWCMITETKFSLPPQLVNGYYLLRIRPKPSVTKATNKTDRSLDRSIFAAASQLHSQCLEQNSSIQHWQISN; via the coding sequence ATGAACAGCATATCTTGGTTATGGGAAGTTCCTCTAGCTTTATTATCTTTAGTATTTTTTAAAGTTTCTAAGTTCGCGATCGGTAATTTATTTACAGTTTATCTGGCAATTGCCAAAGGTAAAGCCTCACAGTGGCGAGTTTTATCTCAAGAAACCATAGATACTCCTCTTAGTTTGCCCGTTTTGATGACTAAAGGACCTCGTTGGAATACTCATGCAGTCATCGGAACTTTAGGACCATTTAAAGTAACAAGTACGATTAGTTTGAATCTTGAAGCAGCTTATAAGTCTTCCGATTCTTGGATTGTTGTTATTTATAGCTTTCCTGGTTATAAAACCGTTACTAGTATTGAATCTAACTTAGTTTCCAGCGATAGTAGTTGGCATACAGTTAAATTACAGCTAGGGAAATATTCTTTAGGAGTTAGATACTATAATTATTCGGAACAAATTAGTTATCCTGCTGTAAAAATAGACGACGAACAATTTACTAATACTTATTTGATTAATAGTAAAGTCAACGATTTTTATCACAATTTAATTAACTATAAAAATTGGTTTTATTTGAGCTTACATTACTATATTTACGTTATTCTTAAATACAGGAACTGGCTGCCAGAATCATTTGTAAGACACGAATACTTACCTGTAGGATCGCCAGATACTTTTTTTCACTATAGTTATTTAGCAAAAAATCAAGCCTTACTCGTAGATATCGACTCTAATATTATTGAGGGTTTCGATATTTATTTTACGTATTACGATCGCTCTAGTTTGCCGATAACCTGGTGTATGATTACCGAAACTAAATTTAGCTTGCCACCACAACTGGTTAATGGCTACTATCTATTAAGAATTCGTCCTAAACCTTCAGTTACTAAAGCTACAAATAAAACCGACCGCTCGCTCGATAGATCTATCTTTGCTGCTGCCAGCCAACTTCACTCACAGTGTCTCGAACAAAATAGTTCGATTCAACATTGGCAAATAAGCAATTGA
- a CDS encoding chromophore lyase CpcT/CpeT translates to MALSDRLITLGKYLAGEFDNQQQALAQPAWFVHLRLWMRPVPIFTEDSITLFAEQANTVKLDQPYRSRIIRLRQRENIEVEYYMFKNFTAFAGASQNDDLLHQITSEQIQFLPDCTLKVAVDRLNDNRYSFQTSPIKNTPCSFNYQGNTYQVFVGFETNGEQLQTYDKGIDPATGKATWGAILDSYRFTKRRDFASELFV, encoded by the coding sequence ATGGCTTTATCAGATCGATTAATTACACTCGGTAAATATCTTGCTGGAGAATTCGACAATCAACAGCAAGCACTAGCGCAACCTGCCTGGTTCGTTCATCTGCGTTTATGGATGCGTCCAGTGCCAATTTTTACCGAGGACAGCATTACTTTATTTGCCGAACAAGCAAACACTGTTAAATTAGACCAGCCCTATCGCTCTCGTATTATACGACTGAGGCAAAGAGAAAATATAGAGGTAGAGTACTATATGTTTAAAAACTTTACTGCATTTGCTGGTGCTAGTCAAAATGATGATTTATTACATCAAATAACTTCAGAACAAATTCAATTTTTGCCAGACTGTACTTTAAAAGTTGCTGTCGATCGCTTAAATGATAATCGGTATAGTTTTCAAACCTCACCTATAAAAAATACCCCCTGTAGCTTCAATTATCAAGGAAATACTTATCAAGTTTTTGTGGGGTTTGAAACCAATGGCGAACAGTTGCAAACTTACGATAAAGGAATCGATCCAGCTACGGGAAAAGCAACTTGGGGAGCAATACTCGACTCTTATCGTTTTACCAAACGTCGAGATTTTGCCTCAGAATTGTTTGTTTAA